DNA sequence from the Narcine bancroftii isolate sNarBan1 chromosome 11, sNarBan1.hap1, whole genome shotgun sequence genome:
ataaagcttaactaTGTTATAATTTTGttcaagatcataatacattgatcaggatttaggccaggtccaccatcgctcaatgCGTCAAGACGTCACCCGTAGAAGGTAGAACCTCGAGGATGGCTCCTTGCACGTGTGAAtgtgtgcagtgtcccagttaagagtggtcaagtgtgaacagctaAAACactattcctatcctgggatactGAACGACCAAGTGTAAAAGGGACTAAAgattggtggaattgtggatagtgtATAGTGCTAACCAACAATACAAAAGGATATGGATCAGCTACAGAtataggcagagaaatggcagttgggagtttaatccagacgagtgttaggtgttgcactttgggaggtcaagtgCAATGGCAATGTATACAGTTAATGTTAAGTATtgaaggacagagggatctgggcatctaggtccatagctcattgaaagtaGAAAGGGTGAAAAAGAAGGCATATTGTAATCTTAGCttcatcagaggcagggcattaagtataaaaagaggtcatgttacagctaTAAAAAACTTCGGTTGGCcacacttaaaatattgtatacAATTCTAGTAGCcctattacaagaaggatgtagaggctttagaaagggtacagaagtagtttaccagaatgttgcctgattTAGAGTGCAAGATGTGCAGAGAGAATGGACAAATGTGGGttgctttctctggagcattAAAGGCTGGAGCAAacctgatggaggtgtacaaaatcatgagatggggggggggggggggggaaagagtcagaatctttctcccagaGCAAAAGCATCACatgtatttaaggtgagggggagagttttgggagaaaaaatattttacacagaaagtggtagGTGTCGATAATGGGTGCCAagagtagtggtagaagcagCTACCATAGTAGGATTTAAGAGATTTTTAAATGgaaacatgaatatgaagggatggagggatatccaTCTAGTGCAAGCAGCCGAGTTTTAGTTTAATATGGACATCATGCTGGCACAGAtatgtggggggaggtgggggggggtaggaAGAGGACTTAAAAGGAGTAAATACATTTATGAGGAAGAGATAGGATATAGCCCTTCTTTTTCCCCCAGGGAGGAAATGTCAAACACTAGAAGGCAGTTTAAGGTGGGCACAGGCAGAGGGGCAGTTTAAAAGAAATATGTGAGGCAAGAGTAACGGGTGCTTAGAACACAGTCAGAAGTGGTGGTAATTGCAGAGATTAAGAGGCATATCGACAGGCACATGAACAGGCAAGAATAGAGGAATATTAACCATGTGCAGTCTGAAGGGATTAGACTGGCTTCACTGCCAATGCAGATAtcgtgagtcaaagggcctgttcttgtgctgtatttTCTGTGTTCTACACTATCTGTCACATGCAGTTAAGTGAAAGTTATAacctttataaaaaaaattcagcgTAGGATCACACAGTTAAGCCATCATTATTTTCCATCACTAGATGCCGTGAAGTAATATTGGTGGATAGGTTCTTTTAGGTAGCTTCACAGATTAAgtacacattaaattaaattatgcatAAACCAAACAATGTGACTTTGCTTTAAATACtgagcttttctttttctttttgccatctgatttaattaatttttaaacttATAACAGTAGAGTTGACCCATGAACCATGTGTTACTAGTCCCATTACTAGAGTATCCAAATGTAACACGACAGTACAAACAGCTTTagcagtgtctgaagaaagcagtttCTATTCTCAAAGACACACACCACCcaagccgtgccctcttcactctgatacattgtgaaaagtacaggagccaggagacgagcactcagtggcacaaggacagtttcttcccctctgccatcagattcctgaatgaacaatgaaccacagacactgcctttcttttaactttttcttttgcattatttattttgtcaggtggtttatataaatgtttgcactgtgattgctatcgcaaaaacaacaaatttcgtgacacgttcatgacaataaatctaataCCTTAACAACTTTTACATTTTAGCCTGGGACTATAAGTTTCCAATTAGAAGATAGTAACGTCCTTGAACAGGTTTGCATTAAATGTGAAATATGAAATATATCACAAAGAAAATGTTATTCTGAGAGATGTGCTCATTAGGAAAAGAACCAATTTTGCGGATAAAAGTTTTGTAACTGTGCAAACAAATATACTGTATTTAGTGCAAGTCTCCAAACAACcaactgttactgtgctgcaatgtcctACGAGTTCCTGTGAGAACAGACTTGATACCTTCTCACCACTTCCCTGCTGAACACGAACACAGCaaaatttcatattttgtttttctAGCCAAGGTCTTACCTGAGGTGGCGCCAAATCAAGCTGTTGGACTGGATAGTTCACTGCTTGCGACGGCggaggtggaggtgggggagggggtgggctgTTAGGTAGACTGCCAGCAGCAATTGGCGGTACTGCTGTAATTCCTGCATGCACATTCAGTGGAGGAGGGGGGTGAATATAAGGGTTATGGAAATGCATTAAGGGAGGATGGACATTCATTGGATATGGAAAGACATTCATTGGTTGGGGTGGAGGATTCAGTGGTTGTGGTAAAACAGGCTGGTGCATAATATTAACAGGCTGCTGAGAGCCATTCATTTGCTGATTTGCTTGGTCACCGAACGCTGATGTCCCATGTGATGAATCTGTCAAATAACAAAAAGAGGAGATACAGACATCAACATTTTTTTGATACGAGCTTTGAagaattctgtaaatttttaTTGGGAAGCTTGATCCACGCAGTTTGCTCTATTACTTTTAACATATAACAGTACATAAAAGTGGAAAATCATATGCACGGTCCAGCAATTGAAAAAGTAAATCCTGCTGCtgcaagtatgaaatggctagATGCACTTTGAAGATCTCACCAACTTGTGCACTGATAAATGAAAGAGTTGAGTGCTTAAGTCAACTACAAAGCTTCCGAACTGAAAATTCTGCTCATAGACGGCCTAAAATTAGGCAATCTGGCACAGAGACCTTGCGAGAGCTCCATGGAGAGGTGTGGTTTTCAATCATGGATAAAGCATGACTACAGATTACATTGTTCACAGTTTGTGTGAACAGAGTGACAAAACCAGCAGACTTTGTTGGTAAAACATTTATCACAATGAAGGAATGGATCAGAATGCCTCAGGTAGAAATTTAGAACAGTGACATGAAAGTGGTATGTACCTGGAATGTGGAAAgtgaaatgcattgctggggagaggggggggggggaatggttgaAGCAGATATGATTGCAACATTTATGAGGTTTTTATACAGACACATGAACACTCAGGGAATGTAGCGATTTGAATGACGTGCAGGCAGATGAGcattttaaattggcatcatggttggcaGAGACATTTGCTGGACTGATACACATTTTATGTTCTAACTCAGCACCATTCGAAGCACTGCGTGTTTGTGATGTCTTTACTATGGCATTTAAATTCAAGTTGTTGTTTGCTTGCTGTATATCTATCATCCCATCAATCTGGGCATCTTTTGAATTAGACCCCAACCCTTCGAGGGAAGGATAAATGTTCTAATGTCCTATCAGTTAATTCTTTATATTAATTCCCTTTAAACATCTGAAATCCAATCACAGAATTATCATGGCACGTATGGCCATTTGGCTCATCTAACCTATGTTTGTCCCAGGCACGACAAATCCACTGTCCCAAAGCCAACGCAGGTTTGACTTTGCAAGAAAATCTCCTGCTCCTATGTGCAACTGCTTCCCTGTATCGCTGGCTTATCACCCCCTCAGCCCCTTGAATGTTATAGAGTTCGTCCAGGTGCAGCTATTTACAGACTAAGTtcaggagctggagctggataaaCTCCGGGTCATTCAGGGGGATCTGATGGGGTGATAAGACAGGAGCTACAGGGAGGAAATCACACCTATGAGGCAGGTGGctttcaggagagggaaagggaagaggcgATCAGTGCAGAGTAgccctgtgttttttttcctccttcaatATCACGTATCATTTTGGATACTGCtcagtcggggtgggggggggggggggtatgggtgGGTGGCGAGAACGACGACCTACCATGGAAAAGCCACATGAGGCCCGTTCTGTGGTTTAGAATGGTTGGATAGAGAGAATGATAGTGACAGGGGATTCACTGTTAGGGGAGTAAATGGAAGGTTATGTGGAAAAGATCAAGACTCTCATGTTTTTATAAAAAGGAagtaagtgcaaaaaaaaacacaaaccttGCTCCGATGAAGGCTGGTATTGTTCTTCCTCTGAGCCCTGCCAGCTTGACCGCGTGCCTGAAGCCTGCCTTCCCCTATTTGCATAATAATTTTGGACATCAGCGGGAAGAGTTTTTCTCGCATTCCAACTCGAGAAAGAAGACCATCCAGAACGGTCATGGACGTCAGAAGATGGATTTGATTCACCTTTCCATCTGTTCGGCTGATGGTCACTATACCTGCGGGGTCCGGTGCCCTGGTATTTCCCGGAATTATTCTGCTCGCCGGAGAAATTTGACCTTCGGTTTTGCCACGGAATTTCACTTTGGTCACCACGAAATGGTCCTCCTCGAAAACGTCCACGACCACGCTTCCAGCCAGAGAAAAAGTTCCGATTAGTCCACGAATCGTCTCTTTCATATCTATTTTCTTCCCACTTGGCATCATTCCTGTATTCATTTTCTCTCAAACGAACATCAGGCGGTGGCTGCATTTGTTCCATTACCCAGTCAGGGTTTCTGTCATCATTATATTCATTTGTGTCCACAGCTGATTGCTCATTTGGATATCTATTCATTTGCTGAAATTCTCTATTCCTATTATCTTTTCTGAATCGATCAAATCCCCGTGGTCTATCCCAATCATTCATTCTGTATCTATCCTTTCCTCGAGCATTTCTCCAGCTGTCATCCGTATTTCCATCTCTTCCGCCTGGAGAAAAAGCAGGCTTTTCCTCTTTGTCTCCAGAATGGTATCTTTTTCTGGATCTAGACCTCGATCTAGAACGCTGCCTTCCTTTTCTTCCTCTGTCTGTTTCCAATTCCCTCTTCCCACCTTCACTTGGAGGCTCTTCCTTGCCCCTCTCTTTACTTGGTGACCTGGATCTCTTCCTGCAAGATGGAGATGTTTGGATGTTTCGGTCAGCATCATCACCAAATGAACGAATTCGCTCATGCACAGGTCGGTCCAAGTGACTATGATGGTCTTTTCCCCATGACCTGGATCTGGAGCTCCTCTGTGATGGTGACCTGGACCTTCCCCGTGTTCTGGATCTTCCCCGCGACTTGGACCTAGACCTGCCTCGCGACCTGGACCTTGCCCTCGACTTGGAGCGGGATCTTCCCCTTGATCTGGATCTACCCTGTGATTTGGGGCCAGAGCTTCCTTCAGGTGTGGGCATGGACTTTTCTTCATCTACGGGCATGGTTTTACCCTGTGACTTTGATCTAGATCTCCTGGGTTCACGTTTTCTTTCCCTTTCAGGAGACCAAGTTGTAGATGCTGCGTGAAACCTTGATTTGCGACGTGGAACGTCTTTTTCTTTCTGTTCTGATTTTTTCTCAAGTTCAATTTCAGGAGGTCCTTCCTTATTGATATTTTCAATAGAGACAGCTAGTTGCAATTGCTCTTGACTTTGACTTGATCCAAAGGATAAAGCAGAATTTACTtcattttcttttgatttattttgagATTCAAGTTCAGTTTCAGGCATTGGGTGGTCAGGCGAATCACATTCCATAGCCACTACCTCATTATTATCTGTATTAAAGTCCTCAGGTCCACTACTGTTGATCTTATCAGTAAATAACTCAGTTTTAGCCTTTTCACCTTCACATCTCTCTGTGGTAAGTGTAGTATGGCTCAACGGATCTGAAGAGGTTTCCATTCTCGGGCATTCAGCCTCTGTAGCTTTTCCAGGATTTTCATCAGTTGACTGCTGACCAAAACCACTCAGAGGATCAGATGCCGGATTATGATTACTTAAATCTCCATCCAGACCTGTCTCTATTTGAGGCCCAACATTGCTGACGCCTATTTCAGACTTTAAGCTGACATTCTCCACGACCCCCTGACCGTTTTCAATTGACATCTGCTGACAAATACCAATTTTGCAAACAGGCCCAGGTTCCAATTCATTTGTAGCTTTCGTCGAACCCATGGCACAATGCTCCAGTTCTGGATTCTCTGGAGCGATTTCGTGCGCCGGATTATCATCTTCCATGCATGCTCCAGGCGGTTCAGCATTCTGTTGGCTAATGATACTTCTACAATCAGATTCCTTCTCAGCACATAAAATTTCTAGAGTTCCCGCATTTTTAGGCTGTTCAGGTTTAATATTCTCCAAAGCTATTTCATGTCCCAGGTCGCTGCTAGATGTGATCTTTCCAGGAATTCCAAGGGATAACTCTGTATCAATAGCTCTTTTATAGTCAGGTGTAGGCTCTTCCTCTCCTGGATCACCCTTAGTCTCTGCACATTCAGCGGTGTTAGGATCCTCAGCATCAGTGCCATCCAAGGCCATTTTCCTTTTGGAGAGGGTGCTATCAGCATGTATTCCTGCACTCTCAGTAGTTGATCGCTCTTCATTAACACCCACACATGCAGGTATCTGTTCCGACCTTTTCATGTTCTCTGTAAATTCTGCCTCTTTATATTCTTCAGAATATTGATCTTGCGCCTCAATTTTTACCGTGTCACAATCTTCATTTGATGGAATTTCAGAGTACCTTGTGGGACCAATATCTTTATCACAATTAGGCACACTGCCATAGGGCACATCTGCATTGAGAGAATACATTTCATCTTTCAAATGACACTGTTCCACTTTAACAATTTCTTTTTTACTCTGTCCTGCTTCTGAGTTTCCTGAGTTAAATTCCGTAAAACTTTCGACATCAGTAGATGGTGGAACATTGAAATGGCCTGAGTCTTCACTGTTAACTGGGTTTGTACTCTCTGCAAGAATGTTCCCTTTTTCAATGATTTCTTCCTCTTTATCCTTTTCTATTGAAGTAATGGTTTCACTACAGCCGTTAGCTGATAAATGGCTTGGATTAGATTTATCCAAATTTGTTACTTTCTTTTCATTGGAGACAGGTGTAGAAGTTTGAGGTTCAGTTTCACTGACAAAAGGGCTATCATTTGGGTCAGAACTACTGGATTCAGATTTCTTGAAGGAACTACGGGTAACTCTGGTTTTCTTCTTATCAGAGGGAATTTTACTTTGCTCATTCTCCAATTTCCTCTTGGCCTTTTGCTTTCCACCCTTCTTCGGCGGAGATTGTGCACATTCCAGAGATGCTTTTGAAACGGATGTATCTGAGCTCGACTGAGGCCTCTGAGATGAGCTGGCAGATTTGTCCAAATTTTCTGCTTTGCTGATGCGCATTGATCTTCTTCTGCCTTGTGGAGTTTCAGAATTGCCTGCATTAGTACTACCTGATGTGCCAGACttattctttttctctccacctCCTCTGGTGCCTGCAAGTGCACACTTCTGGCCAGGAAAATTAACTGGATAAATAGAATAACATGTCATCGACAATGGTCTGCTGATAAACATATTGCAAAACATTACTATCAATTAACTAAAAGATATTTTAATCAAAGAGCGTATGCTGTATATTTCTCATTTTTGAAGATAACATTTTCAATTAGTTTTATGAATAGTTTCCTGATGTACTCTTCCTTTATTGTCATCGTCCAAAGGCAGCTTCAAATAACTAGGGTGCAGGCAAATACAGTTAATGCAGCATGGCACTGAATGCTAAGAGATAAACATTTCAATGTAAACCTTATATAAACCATAATAAAGATCTCTATCAGCATCAGTTCCTGAAGATTTTAAACAATGGCAGAATGATATTCTAACCACACAAATGGAAACACAGGGAATTTATCAAATATTTAACTCGGAAAACATATTTGACCAATAGGAAACAGTATAAATTTAAACTAGGTAAAAGAGCCCACATCTTAAATTTTCCATCAATTTAATAATTGTTCTAGAACAATTAATAATGAGCAATGTTTacttattcactttttccatttGGTTCAGAACAAGATTGCCTCACATATTTCTTTTAAACTGCCCCTCTGCCTGTGCCCACCTTAAACTGCCTTCTAGTGTTTGAAATTTCCTCCCTGGGGGAAAAAGAAGGGCTATATCCTATCTCTTCCTCATAAATGTATTTACTCCTTTTAAGTGCtcttcctacccccccccccccccacctccccccacataTCTGTGCCAGCATGATGTCCATATTAAACTAAAACTCGGCTGCTTGCACTAGAtggatatccctccatcccttcatattcgTGTTTCCATTTAAAAATCTCTTAAATCCAACTATTGTAAACACAGAGTGGGTCCTGTATCAGGTATGTCAAATGGAAGCCCAAAATGTTCAAGAGAAGGACTGGGAACACATGGTGCCAATTTATAGAGAATCAGTATCCTGGCCTCAGTGTGTTCTTCAATCACCTTTGGTAGTACACCTCATCAATGAAGGTGAAATCTTGCAGTGCTATCTTACTCACCTATGTAATCAAATAATGCATGGAAAACATTTTTGTTAAACTAGAAGATGAGATATGGTTTCGTAATTAATGCAAGTCGGGTCCTTTTACCCTTGGGGTTAATGAAAAAACATACCTGTCTTGGGTGATGGAAGAAACTTCTACTAATTTTGTATGTAATAAAACATTCTCATGATACCCAGGCCACTGCACAAATACAATTTATATAAGTGTATTTAAGTAGCATCAGGATCTCTATCACTTTCAGGAAACCTGCCTCcagatttaaaattttaactgGGTGAAGATCTCCCATTACTCCAGTAGGATACGGTTACTACTGAACTTGTCATATTGCTTCAACTGTTCCATCTGATGAGTAGCAATATATTCACCGTGCAGTTTTAAAGTATCAGACCAATTGTTATACAACTAAAATCATAATTGTAATCTTCAAGATAATTTCCAAGCTTAAAAAAtaaaccagtgattttcaaattttttctttccacttacataccaccttgagtaatccctatgccataggtgctctggcggccccagtccgggcacagggagagcagcggcggccccggccccggtccgggcgaagggtagacggcggcggccccgatacgggcaggagcaagggggaggcggcggccccagtccgggcacagggagagcagcggcggccccggccccggtccgggcgaagggtagacggcggcggccccgatacgggcaggagcaagggggagaaggcggccccagcctcggtcgagtgaggcagacggaggccccggtccggacagggagtgggaggcggcggccccagtccgggcacagggagagcagcagcggccccggccccggtccgggcgaagggtagacggcggcggccccgatacgggcaggagcaagggggaggcggcggccccagtccgggcacagggagagcagcggcggccccggtccgggcgaagggtagacggcggcggccccgatccgggcaggagcaagggggagacggcggccccagtccgggcacagggagagcagcagcggccccggccccggtccgggcgaagggtagacggcggcggccccgatacgggcaggagcaagggggagacggcggccccggcctcggtcgagtgaggcagacggaggccccggtccgggcagtatggaccgacctaggaggggaggcaggcccctccagcccgggtaagaaacctgcataggagaaggccactccgatataaaacctacgacccaaggacctcgctgccacgtcccagcttgcttggccacggcacacgaaccatgggtgtaaagggtggggccagtactgcgcgcactgcactccacctaaaagctcctttgcgcaggcccgaggacaggtccacgtcctccccctccacgtcctccccctccacgtcctccccctccacgtcctccccctccacgtcctccccctccacgtcctccccctccacgtcctccccctccacgtcctccccctccacgtcctccccctcaaaagatgctcacaaactcaagctagcatgctggaacatcagaaccatgctagataagactgacagccatcgacctgaacgtcggtctgccctcattgcacatgaactcctcagacttgacatcgacatagccgctctcagtgaagtccgcctggcagatgtaggcagcttccaagaacgcggcgcgggctacacactctactggtctggcaagccttcggatgaacgacgcctatctggtgtaggcttcatggtcaagagcttcattgcctccaaactcgaaaaccttccgacaggcctctcggaccgaatcatgtccatgcgactcccacttcaaaacaagcgtcacatcaccctcatcagtgtctatgctccaaccctccaggcggaaccagcagaaaagaacaagttctacaccgacctgcgcaacctcatccaacgtacccctacagccgacaaggttgtcatcctgggcgacttcaacgctcgtgtcggcaaagactcagaaacctggccaggaatcctgggcaagcatggcgtcggcaagtgcaacgacaatgggcgcctcctgttggagctctgcgcagaacagcggcttgtcattacaaacaccctttttcagcagagggacagccttaagaccacctggatgcatccccgatccaaacactggcacctcctggactacatcctggtgcgagaaagtgacaaacaagatgtgctccacaccagggtcatgcctagcgcggaatgccacactgaccaccggctggttcgctgcaagctcaaccttcacttcaagccaaagcccaggaacaataaagcccccagaaagaggttcaatgttggaaaactgcagtcagacgaagcgagaggaaacttccaggcaaacctcaaagcaaagctcgacgttgcaacccgcctcacggacccgtcccctgaaaccctctgggatcagttgaagactaccatactgcaatccactgaagaggtactgggcttctcctccaggaaaaacaaggactggtttgacgaaaacagccaggaaatccaggagctgctggcaaagaagcgagctgcccaccaggctcaccttacaaagccgtcctgtccagagaagaaacaagccttccgtcgcgcatgcagccatcttcagcgcaaactccgggagatccaaaatgagtggtggactagcctcgccaaacgaacacagctcagcgcggacattggcgacttcaggggtttctacgaggctctaaaggctgtgtacggcccctcaccccaagtccaaagcccgctgcgcagctcagacggcaaagtcctcctcagcgacaagatctccatcctcaaccgatggtcagaacacttccaatctcttttcagtaccaaccgctcagtccaagattccgccctgctccagctccctcaacagcccctaaggctagagctggatgaggttcccaccctggatgagacatataaggcaatcgaacaactgaaaagtggcaaagcagcaggtatggatggaatccccccagaagtctggaaggctggcggcaaaactctgcatgccaaactgcatgagtttttcaagctttgttgggaccaaggtaaactgcctcaggatcttcgtgatgccaccatcatcaccctgtacaaaaacaaaggcgagaaatcagactgctcaa
Encoded proteins:
- the scaf11 gene encoding protein SCAF11 isoform X2 gives rise to the protein MIDSPATSQSSFFVQGEENDQKQADNMLFVPTTDQIDWCPICLNLFVEQEVAVPDSCSHIFCLRCILTWAEKVSSCPIDRKPFSVVYKQDNIKSNTKIPVKQCFRKSSREQKECNSKRHCVRITREHVLNDGVCTCLKEKCKKRCDDWKQTGSCKIPSIPIITCNKRSRSSKRTKNKVTRRKCHQPCMRNDLNSFSSQYGKSEMSLSQAGNCTEFVDVCETTPLIRQKRRGPESLRLPWGNGFTALTTEMWRDEINLTSVGYDETSTALSLREVMSGTAFPSNPFGLGCSVNFPGQKCALAGTRGGGEKKNKSGTSGSTNAGNSETPQGRRRSMRISKAENLDKSASSSQRPQSSSDTSVSKASLECAQSPPKKGGKQKAKRKLENEQSKIPSDKKKTRVTRSSFKKSESSSSDPNDSPFVSETEPQTSTPVSNEKKVTNLDKSNPSHLSANGCSETITSIEKDKEEEIIEKGNILAESTNPVNSEDSGHFNVPPSTDVESFTEFNSGNSEAGQSKKEIVKVEQCHLKDEMYSLNADVPYGSVPNCDKDIGPTRYSEIPSNEDCDTVKIEAQDQYSEEYKEAEFTENMKRSEQIPACVGVNEERSTTESAGIHADSTLSKRKMALDGTDAEDPNTAECAETKGDPGEEEPTPDYKRAIDTELSLGIPGKITSSSDLGHEIALENIKPEQPKNAGTLEILCAEKESDCRSIISQQNAEPPGACMEDDNPAHEIAPENPELEHCAMGSTKATNELEPGPVCKIGICQQMSIENGQGVVENVSLKSEIGVSNVGPQIETGLDGDLSNHNPASDPLSGFGQQSTDENPGKATEAECPRMETSSDPLSHTTLTTERCEGEKAKTELFTDKINSSGPEDFNTDNNEVVAMECDSPDHPMPETELESQNKSKENEVNSALSFGSSQSQEQLQLAVSIENINKEGPPEIELEKKSEQKEKDVPRRKSRFHAASTTWSPERERKREPRRSRSKSQGKTMPVDEEKSMPTPEGSSGPKSQGRSRSRGRSRSKSRARSRSRGRSRSKSRGRSRTRGRSRSPSQRSSRSRSWGKDHHSHLDRPVHERIRSFGDDADRNIQTSPSCRKRSRSPSKERGKEEPPSEGGKRELETDRGRKGRQRSRSRSRSRKRYHSGDKEEKPAFSPGGRDGNTDDSWRNARGKDRYRMNDWDRPRGFDRFRKDNRNREFQQMNRYPNEQSAVDTNEYNDDRNPDWVMEQMQPPPDVRLRENEYRNDAKWEENRYERDDSWTNRNFFSGWKRGRGRFRGGPFRGDQSEIPWQNRRSNFSGEQNNSGKYQGTGPRRYSDHQPNRWKGESNPSSDVHDRSGWSSFSSWNARKTLPADVQNYYANRGRQASGTRSSWQGSEEEQYQPSSEQDSSHGTSAFGDQANQQMNGSQQPVNIMHQPVLPQPLNPPPQPMNVFPYPMNVHPPLMHFHNPYIHPPPPLNVHAGITAVPPIAAGSLPNSPPPPPPPPPPSQAVNYPVQQLDLAPPQMMPPPCSASEVDLQTSAASIPIPAGGAGKAVPIPLPVDVSSSAFQSVQQVFATLATPKTTIEKESLKEEFEIEKPKKDKKCTIQERAVEEVKLAIKPYYQKKDITKDEYKEIVRKAVDKVCHSKSGEVIPGKVANLVKAYVEKYKHARKGNPKQNPEECSIIGNKSF